Genomic window (Dehalococcoidia bacterium):
GGGCGTACGCCGAGCAGGTCGGTTGATAGCGGCATCTCGCCCCGAGGCCGGGGGAGACACCGCGTTGATAGGCATCGATCAGCCGCAGGAGGACGCGTCCGGCCAGGGAGGGAGGCCTCAGTCCGGCGGCGCCTGCAGC
Coding sequences:
- the yidD gene encoding membrane protein insertion efficiency factor YidD, with amino-acid sequence MRPPSLAGRVLLRLIDAYQRGVSPGLGARCRYQPTCSAYAREAIERYGALRGALLTLRRLARCTPLGGRGWDPVP